The Suncus etruscus isolate mSunEtr1 chromosome 14, mSunEtr1.pri.cur, whole genome shotgun sequence genome contains a region encoding:
- the ANKRD11 gene encoding ankyrin repeat domain-containing protein 11, protein MPKGGCSRTSQQEECPLSNDMVEKQTGRKDKEKVSLTKTPKLDRSDGGKEVRERTTKRKLPFTVGANGEQKDSDTEKQGPERKRVKKEPATRKAGLLFGMGLSGIRAGYPLSERQQVALLMQMTAEESANSPVDTTPKHPSQATVCQKGTPNSASKTKDKVNKRNERGETRLHRAAIRGDARRIKELISEGADVNVKDFAGWTALHEACNRGYYDVAKQLLAAGAEVNTKGLDDDTPLHDAANNGHYKVVKLLLRYGGNPQQSNRKGETPLKVASSPTMVNLLLGKGTYTSSEESSTESSEEDDAPSFAPSSSVDGNNTDSEFEKGLKHKGKNPEPQKATAPVKDEYEFDEDDEQDRVPPVDDKHLLKKDYRKETKPNSFISIPKMEVKSYSKNSTIAPKKAAHRILSDTSDEEEASVAIGAGEKLRLSAHSILPSNKAREPSNAKPQKEKNKVKKKRKKETKSKEVRFGKRNDKFCSSESESESSDSGDDDDGDSVGSSGCLKGSPLVLKDPSLFSSLSASSTSSHGSSAQKHHPGHSEPHAKHWRTDNWKAVSSPAWSEVSSLSDSTRTRLTSESDSSSDGSSVESLKPVRKKQEHRKRPSLQGVLAEKRGTVHTSTDGAIPKLDKEGKIVKKHKMKHKRKSREKGLSSASQELRLRGLTYEHEDSRPRSDKGLLLDTGSSTESKLRASKHERDHFKKEEKLSKLKPEEKEWFFKDEMLKVSKDEKSLKRIRDLSRSFREDKDRPSKAEKEKAVKEKSPREEKLRLYKEERKKKSKDRPSKLEKNSKLDFKEKEKAFKEDKDKLKKEKAYREDSAFEEFCNKTPFLESEDTKFSLSDDQQERWFSDLSDSSFDFKGEDSWDSPVTDYRDMKSESVARLILETVKEGSKEKRREARARDRRDPGERRPDRDGLLRRKERDYLDRSCEKRRELADKHKSSVPSYLSEKDRKRRECTEGGREACRDRKELPEGSRERKDSRAKAEEDPKELGAPDSNIKDRPDCDFGKNLEPWERHHSAREKEKKEKSKLEKYKDKSSDKEKSEKVILEKCPKDKEFDKCFKEKKDTKEKHKDTHSKDKERKASLDQVKEKKEKAFPGALSDDFSEKKDEKKGKEKSWYIADIFTDESEDDRDEYLGTSEGPEREDARESGPTDRHRKGSADRQHADRQKEKELREKRKDKGAAETGKDRKEKVFEKHKDKKDRECLDKYKDRRERASTDCASEKRNRQKATDKGDRKVGTEDKAKSRHRERPDREHCRGERRVPRGSEPERSLLEKLEVAALHEYREDPNDKASELSSDSFLDRGQDPALSALLDVAFPEPPEEKAKEKERLRHSSSSSKKSHDRERAKKEKGEKRDRTEDCKELGSRKDPGQYEKDFLEAEAFGLTYGTKADIDDELEKTLELFSADKKEKSEAERDTSKKIEKELKPFGSSAISLLKEKKRRERHREKWRDEKDRHRDRHGDGLPRHHKDEPKLTARDKDGPTGAFRARDEGMRVGDSRLKERPRENPDKEKGDVSKLSNGSDRLPLCREPSRKDARPREKLLGDGDLMMTSFERMLSQKDLEIEERHKRHKERMKQMEKMRHRSGDPKLKERAKPADDTRRKSLDVPAKKPPPGPDPAAPKDRKPKEPGPPATDSRPQPSPTLTADTRDWPSGPHGKEALPASPRPDQSRPTGVPTPASVLSCPSYEEAMHTPRTPSCSTDDYPDLLFDCTDPPPASSTSASTGSPSFLERFSVAASSITETPSQTPTRPLCTTLYRSSSVDIRRTPEEEFSVGDKLFRQQSVPVVASYDSTCQPAEDKAPVPPGPTDKFSCLSPGYYSSDYGTPSPKADALHCPPTAVATLTPSPEGTYATLQVKSPPPHRDTLSAPSMEGALPSDLGIPPDTTEDQQATAAIIPPEPSYLEPLDEGPFTTVITEEPVEWAHPAASEQALASSMLGDPVESPNPWPVGPELLLKSPQRFPESPKSFCPPDSLHPTASGSFGAPEPPYPTSPIAYPLALTEPGLQDSKDKVVSSGPVCLPPAEEPEAFPPPSTLDSFFSNCKALPETPPEGPPEATCVQTTVAQVGALGPLEKNFLENGHSLAALGQVEPVSWSDAFANSEDDLDLGPFSLPELPLQTKDVSDVELDPVEGSPLVPPESVPAGGPTLGSTAEANPEDSLPPPSEQVTSRLSPEPEAPQGPTADTEPEGPGEGVTGCEGRASEEAVLAEPCPIGPAKEADAEGHEAAALSHCTSEPSEDPAEGTQPLGGARLEGPPQSTSPEVAEPEPKPAAEAPKAPRVEDIPPRMTRTRAQMLANQSKQSSPPSEKEAAAPRAKGRGPEEDESQAQHPRKRRLQRSGQPLPPPLPTGTRQTREVIQQTLAAIVDAIKLDAIEPYHSDRANPYFEYLQIRKKIEEKRKILCYISPQAPQCYAEYVTYTGSYLLDGKPLSKLHIPVIAPPPSLAEPLKELFKQQEAVRGKLRLQHSIEREKLIVSCEQEILRVHCRAARTIANQAVPFSACTMLLDSEVYNMPLETQGDENKSVRDRFNARQFISWLQDVDDKYDRMKTCLLMRQQHEAAALNAVQRMEWQLKVQELDPAGHKSLCVNEVPSFYVPMVDVNDDFVLLPA, encoded by the exons ATGCCCAAGGGTGGGTGTTCTAGAACGTCACAACAAGAAGAGTGTCCCCTCAGCAACGACATGgtggaaaagcagacagggaGAAAG GATAAAGAGAAAGTTTCCCTGACCAAGACCCCAAAGCTGGATCGCAGTGATGGCGGAAAGGAAGTGAGAGAGCGCACAACCAAGCGGAAGCTGCCCTTCACAGTGGGCGCCAATGGGGAGCAGAAGGACTCAGACACAG AGAAACAAGGCCCTGAGAGGAAACGGGTCAAGAAGGAGCCTGCCACCCGCAAGGCGGGGCTGCTCTTCGGCATGGGGCTGTCTGGGATCCGCGCTGGCTATCCCCTCTCAGAGCGTCAGCAGGTGGCACTGCTCATGCAGATGACGGCTGAGGAGTCGGCCAATAGCCCAG TTGACACGACACCAAAGCACCCCTCCCAGGCAACAGTGTGTCAGAAAGGGACCCCCAACTCTgcctcaaaaaccaaagataaaGTAAACAAGAGAAATGAACGAGGAGAAACACGTCTACACCGAGCTGCCATCCGCGGTGATGCACGGCGCATCAAGGAGCTTATCAGTGAAGGTGCCGATGTCAACGTCAAGGACTTCGCTG GCTGGACAGCCCTGCATGAGGCGTGTAACCGAGGCTACTACGATGTGGCGAAGCAGCTACTGGCAGCAGGCGCCGAGGTGAACACCAAAGGGCTGGATGACGACACGCCACTGCATGATGCCGCCAACAATGGCCACTACAAG GTGGTGAAGCTGTTGCTGCGCTATGGCGGGAACCCTCAGCAGAGCAACCGAAAGGGTGAGACTCCCCTGAAGGTGGCCAGCTCCCCAACAATGGTGAACCTGCTGCTGGGCAAAGGCACCTACACGTCCAGCGAGGAGAGCTCTACGG AGAGCTCCGAGGAGGACGATGCCCCATCCTTTGCACCGTCCAGCTCGGTGGATGGCAACAACACGGACTCTGAGTTCGAGAAAGGCCTAAAGCACAAGGGCAAGAACCCAGAGCCCCAGAAAGCCACAGCCCCCGTTAAAGACGAGTATGAGTTTGACGAGGATGATGAGCAGGATCGGGTCCCCCCGGTGGACGACAAGCACTTACTGAAAAAGGACTACAGGAAAGAAACAAAGCCCAATAGTTTCATTTCCATACCCAAAATGGAAGTGAAAAGTTACAGCAAGAACAGCACCATTGCACCAAAGAAAGCTGCTCATCGCATCCTCTCAGACACATCCGATGAGGAGGAGGCCAGCGTCGCCATCGGGGCTGGGGAGAAGCTCAGGCTCTCAGCACACTCGATTCTGCCCAGTAATAAGGCCCGGGAGCCATCAAACGCCAAGCCtcagaaggagaaaaacaagGTGAAGAAGAagcgaaagaaagaaacgaaaagtAAAGAAGTTCGGTTTGGGAAGAGAAATGACAAATTCTGTTCCTCTGAGTCTGAGAGCGAGTCCTCTGACTCCGGTGATGACGATGACGGAGACTCGGTGGGCAGCTCCGGTTGCCTCAAGGGTTCCCCACTAGTACTGAAGGACCCATCCCTGTTCAGTTCACTCTCCGCCTCCTCCACATCCTCGCACGGGAGCTCTGCACAGAAGCATCACCCAGGCCACTCGGAGCCACATGCCAAACACTGGCGCACTGACAACTGGAAAGCTGTCTCTTCCCCAGCCTGGTCGGAGGTCAGCTCCCTCTCTGACTCCACCCGCACCCGGCTGACCAGCGAGTCAGACTCTTCCTCTGATGGCTCCAGTGTGGAGTCACTGAAGCCCGTGAGAAAGAAGCAGGAGCACCGGAAGAGGCCCAGCCTGCAGGGTGTCCTCGCTGAGAAGCGAGGCACTGTGCACACCAGCACTGATGGCGCCATCCCCAAGCTGgacaaggaaggaaagatagTGAAGAAACACAAGATGAAACATAAACGTAAAAGCAGAGAGAAAGGGCTGAGTTCAGCCAGTCAGGAGCTTCGGCTGCGGGGCCTGACCTATGAGCATGAGGACTCACGGCCTCGGTCAGACAAGGGTCTGCTCTTGGACACTGGCAGCTCCACTGAGAGTAAGCTCCGAGCATCCAAGCATGAGCGCGACCACttcaagaaggaagaaaaacttaGCAAATTGAAGCCAGAAGAGAAAGAGTGGTTCTTTAAAGACGAGATGCTGAAGGTCTCCAAAGACGAGAAGTCTCTCAAGAGAATCAGAGACCTGAGCCGGTCCTTCCGTGAAGACAAAGACCGGCCCAGCAAAGCGGAGAAGGAGAAAGCAGTGAAGGAGAAGTCACCCCGGGAGGAGAAACTCCGTCTATACAAGGAGGAACGGAAGAAAAAGTCCAAAGATAGACCCTCCAAGTTAGAGAAGAATTCCAAGTTAGACtttaaagagaaggagaaagcatTCAAGGAAGACAAAGACAAACTCAAGAAGGAGAAAGCCTACCGGGAAGACTCTGCATTTGAGGAGTTCTGCAACAAAACTCCCTTCTTGGAGAGCGAAGACACCAAGTTTAGCCTCTCCGACGACCAGCAGGAACGCTGGTTCTCTGACCTGTCTGACTCCTCCTTCGACTTTAAGGGGGAAGACAGTTGGGACTCACCCGTGACAGACTACCGGGACATGAAGAGCGAGTCCGTAGCCAGGCTGATCCTGGAGACAGTGAAGGAAGGCAGCAAGGAAAAGCGGCGGGAGGCGCGGGCTCGTGACCGGCGGGATCCTGGGGAACGACGGCCTGACCGGGATGGGCTGCTCCGGAGGAAGGAACGTGACTACCTAGACAGGAGCTGTGAAAAGAGGAGGGAACTGGCCGATAAGCACAAGAGCAGCGTCCCCAGCTACCTCTCTGAGAAAGACCGCAAGAGGAGGGAGTGCACTGAGGGTGGGCGTGAGGCCTGCAGGGATAGGAAGGAGCTGCCCGAGGGCTCCAGGGAGCGCAAGGACAGCCGGGCCAAGGCTGAGGAGGACCCCAAGGAGCTGGGTGCCCCTGACAGCAACATCAAGGACCGGCCTGACTGTGACTTTGGCAAGAACCTGGAACCCTGGGAGAGACATCATTctgccagagagaaagaaaagaaagagaagagcaaATTGGAAAAGTACAAAGACAAGTCCAGTGACAAAGAAAAAAGCGAGAAAGTCATCCTTGAAAAATGTCCAAAGGACAAAGAGTTTGACAaatgttttaaagagaaaaaagacaccAAGGAGAAGCATAAAGACACTCATagcaaagacaaagagagaaaagcGTCTCTGGACCaagtgaaagagaagaaggaaaaggcaTTTCCAGGAGCTCTCTCCGATGACTTCTCCGAGAAGAAggatgagaagaaaggaaaagagaaaagctgGTACATCGCTGATATCTTCACCGACGAGAGTGAGGATGATAGAGATGAGTACCTGGGCACCAGCGAGGGGCCTGAGCGGGAGGACGCACGGGAGTCAGGCCCCACCGACAGGCACCGCAAGGGCTCTGCTGATCGGCAGCATGCAGACAGGCAGAAGGAGAAAGAGCTCCGAGAGAAGAGGAAGGACAAGGGTGCTGCTGAGACTGGTAAGGACCGGAAGGAGAAAGTCTTTGAGAAGCACAAAGACAAGAAGGATCGGGAATGCTTGGACAAGTACAAGGACCGCAGAGAGCGTGCCTCCACAGACTGTGCATCCGAGAAGAGGAACCGGCAAAAGGCCACTGACAAGGGGGACAGGAAGGTTGGGACTGAGGATAAGGCCAAGAGCCGGCATCGGGAGCGGCCTGACCGGGAGCACTGCCGCGGGGAGCGCAGAGTGCCCCGGGGCAGCGAGCCTGAGCGCAGCCTGCTGGAAAAGCTGGAGGTGGCGGCACTACATGAGTACCGCGAGGACCCCAATGACAAGGCAAGTGAGCTCTCCTCTGACAGCTTCCTGGACCGTGGGCAGGACCCAGCACTTAGCGCCCTCTTGGATGTGGCCTTCCCAGAGCCACCCGAGGAAAAGGCCAAGGAGAAAGAGCGGCTACgtcactcctcctcctcctccaagaaGAGTCACGACCGTGAAAGGGCCAAAAAGGAGAAGGGTGAGAAGCGGGACCGGACCGAGGACTGCAAAGAGCTCGGCAGCCGCAAGGACCCTGGTCAGTACGAGAAGGACTTCCTGGAGGCAGAAGCATTTGGCCTGACCTATGGCACCAAGGCTGACATCGACGACGAGTTGGAGAAAACCCTCGAGCTGTTCTCCgctgacaagaaagaaaaaagcgaGGCCGAGAGAGACACCTCCAAGAAGATAGAGAAGGAGCTAAAGCCTTTCGGGTCCAGTGCCATTAGTCTCCTGAAAGAGAAGAAGCGGCGTGAGCGACACCGTGAGAAGTGGAGGGACGAAAAGGACCGGCACCGAGATCGGCATGGGGACGGGCTCCCACGGCACCACAAGGATGAGCCCAAACTCACGGCCAGGGACAAAGATGGCCCTACAGGTGCCTTTAGAGCCCGGGACGAGGGCATGCGGGTAGGTGACAGCAGGCTAAAGGAGAGGCCCCGAGAGAACCCTGACAAGGAGAAGGGGGATGTGTCTAAGCTGAGCAACGGCAGCGATCGACTGCCGCTATGCCGGGAGCCAAGCAGGAAGGATGCGCGGCCCCGGGAGAAGCTGCTGGGTGACGGCGACCTGATGATGACCAGCTTCGAGCGCATGCTGTCCCAAAAGGACCTGGAGATTGAGGAACGGCACAAGCGGCACAAGGAGCGCATGAAGCAGATGGAGAAGATGCGACACCGATCCGGTGACCCCAAGCTCAAGGAGCGCGCCAAGCCAGCTGATGACACACGCAGGAAGAGCTTGGACGTCCCTGCCAAGAAACCGCCACCGGGGCCTGACCCCGCAGCACCCAAAGACAGGAAACCCAAGGAGCCAGGGCCCCCTGCCACCGATTCCAGGCCTCAGCCCAGCCCCACTCTCACTGCAGACACTAGGGACTGGCCGTCAGGGCCGCATGGGAAGGAGGCGCTGCCCGCCTCGCCCAGGCCTGACCAGAGCCGGCCCACGGGGGTCCCCACCCCAGCCTCGGTGCTGTCCTGCCCCAGCTATGAGGAGGCTATGCACACGCCACGGACCCCATCCTGCAGCACGGACGATTACCCCGACCTCCTGTTCGACTGCACGGACCCCCCACCCGCCTCTAGCACGTCCGCCAGCACTGGCTCCCCCTCTTTCCTTGAAAGGTTCTCCGTGGCCGCCAGCAGCATCACGGAGACCCCTAGCCAGACCCCCACTAGGCCCCTGTGCACAACTCTGTATCGCTCGTCCTCTGTGGACATCCGCAGGACCCCTGAGGAGGAATTCAGTGTTGGGGATAAGCTGTTCCGGCAGCAAAGTGTGCCTGTCGTGGCCAGCTACGATTCGACTTGTCAGCCTGCTGAGGACAAGGCCCCTGTGCCCCCAGGCCCCACGGACAAGTTCTCCTGCCTGTCCCCAGGTTACTACTCCTCTGACTACGGCACCCCCTCTCCCAAAGCAGACGCTCTGCACTGCCCACCCACCGCCGTGGCCACACTCACCCCCTCTCCAGAGGGCACTTATGCCACCCTGCAAGTTAAGTCCCCCCCTCCTCACAGAGATACACTCTCAGCCCCTTCCATGGAGGGGGCCCTCCCCTCTGACCTGGGCATTCCCCCGGACACCACGGAGGACCAGCAGGCCACAGCGGCCATCATCCCCCCCGAGCCCAGCTACCTGGAGCCCTTGGACGAGGGCCCCTTCACAACGGTCATCACAGAGGAACCTGTGGAGTGGGCGCACCCAGCTGCCTCAGAGCAGGCACTGGCTTCCAGCATGCTAGGGGACCCTGTGGAGAGCCCTAACCCCTGGCCTGTGGGGCCTGAGCTCCTGCTCAAGTCACCCCAGAGGTTCCCAGAGTCCCCAAAGTCTTTCTGTCCCCCTGATTCCCTCCACCCTACTGCCTCGGGGTCCTTTGGTGCCCCAGAACCCCCGTACCCCACTTCCCCCATTGCCTACCCTCTGGCACTCACCGAGCCAGGGCTTCAGGACAGCAAGGACAAGGTGGTGTCCTCAGGACCTGTGTGCTTGCCCCCTGCTGAGGAGCCCGAAGCCTTCCCCCCACCTTCCACCCTGGACTCCTTCTTCAGTAACTGTAAGGCGCTGCCAGAGACGCCCCCTGAGGGCCCCCCAGAAGCCACCTGTGTACAGACGACTGTGGCGCAGGTGGGGGCTTTGGGGCCTTTGGAGAAAAACTTTCTAGAAAACGGGCACAGCCTGGCTGCCCTTGGCCAGGTGGAGCCGGTTTCCTGGTCTGACGCCTTTGCCAACTCGGAGGATGATTTGGATCTTGGGCCGTTTTCGCTGCCCGAGCTCCCTCTTCAGACTAAAGATGTTTCTGATGTTGAGTTGGACCCTGTAGAGGGGAGCCCCCTTGTGCCCCCAGAGAGTGTGCCTGCTGGGGGGCCCACCCTGGGGAGCACTGCGGAGGCCAACCCTGAGGACTCGCTACCCCCGCCTTCTGAGCAGGTGACCTCCCGGCTGAGCCCTGAGCCTGAGGCTCCCCAGGGGCCAACAGCGGACACAGAGCCTGAAGGCCCAGGGGAGGGGGTGACCGGGTGTGAAGGGAGGGCCTCAGAGGAAGCTGTCCTGGCTGAGCCCTGTCCCATAGGGCCAGCTAAGGAGGCAGACGCTGAGGGTCACGAGGCTGCAGCTCTGTCCCACTGTACCTCAGAACCCTCTGAGGACCCAGCAGAGGGGACTCAGCCTCTCGGTGGGGCGAGACTAGAGGGCCCTCCCCAGAGCACCTCGCCCGAAGTAGCCGAGCCTGAACCCAAACCCGCAGCTGAAGCCCCAAAGGCCCCCCGAGTGGAGGACATCCCCCCACGCATGACGCGCACTCGGGCCCAAATGCTGGCCAACCAGAGCAAGCAGAGCTCGCCCCCTTCTGAGAAGGAAGCTGCTGCCCCCCGGGCCAAGGGCCGCGGTCCCGAGGAAGATGAGAGCCAAGCCCAGCACCCACGCAAGCGCCGCCTGCAACGCTCAGGACAGCCACTGCCACCACCGCTGCCCACAGGCACACGGCAGACGCGAGAGGTGATCCAGCAGACGTTGGCAGCCATCGTCGACGCCATCAAGCTGGACGCCATCGAGCCCTACCACAGCGACAGGGCCAACCCATACTTCGAGTACCTGCAGATCCGTAAGAAGATCGAGGAGAAGCGCAAAATCCTGTGCTACATCTCCCCGCAGGCGCCTCAGTGCTACGCAGAGTACGTCACCTACACCGGCTCCTACCTCCTGGATGGCAAGCCGCTCAGCAAGCTGCACATCCCCGTG ATTGCACCTCCACCCTCCCTGGCTGAGCCACTGAAGGAACTGTTCAAGCAGCAGGAGGCCGTGCGTGGGAAGCTGCGGCTGCAACACAGCATCGAGCGG GAAAAACTCATCGTGTCATGTGAACAGGAGATTCTCCGAGTGCACTGCAGGGCAGCAAGGACCATCGCCAACCAGGCGGTGCCCTTCAGCGCCTGCACCATGCTGCTGGATTCAGAGGTGTACAACATGCCCCTGGAGACGCAG GGTGATGAGAACAAGTCGGTGCGCGACCGCTTCAATGCACGCCAGTTCATCTCGTGGCTGCAGGACGTGGACGACAAGTACGACCGCATGAAG acCTGCCTGCTCATGCGGCAGCAGCACGAGGCCGCAGCTCTTAATGCCGTGCAGAGAATGGAGTGGCAGCTCAAGGTACAGGAGCTCGACCCTGCTGGGCACAAGTCTCTGTGTGTCAACGAGGTACCATCCTTCTACGTGCCCATGGTCGACGTCAACGACGACTTCGTGCTGCTGCCCGCCTGA